The DNA segment AAAAAGCAGGAGCATCATCAGCCAAACCCTCATCCAGTACCGGGTGATAAATTTATTAAATATCAGCGTAAGACTAACCGAGGCTATTGTCCAGAAAACTACGTTTAAAATGAAGGGCGATGAGACAAACATAAACTGAAACAGGTTGACCACGATAATCAGGGCCGAGAGCAGCGGATACCGGAGTACCAGCTGCCCTTCCAGATCCGGTGTTAGCAGCCCATTCTCTCTATATATATTCTTTAACGAACGCAAATAAAAGAAAGAGGCAAAAACAAGTAAGAGAAGGACAACCAGCTTACCAGTATTGTTTTGGACATAAAATATCAGGGTAAGCAAGCCTTTTGCCTCTGCCTGCCGGAGGATTTCCTTAAATGACCGGTAATGCCCCGGTGACTCCCAAATATTGTTAAATTCTCTTTTGAAAGTATTTCCTGCCATATCTTTTTGATACAACTGTATTTCTTCCAGGGCCGTCTGCAGTCTAAAAACCAGCATATTTACCTGGTTAAGTAAGCTCTGCACATTATTTCCAGCCTGTTTCAATGCACTGTCTACCGGATGGACCTCATGGGCAAGCACAGCAATCTGTCCTATGTATTTGCTGAGTACCACAGAATCTGTCGAAAACTTAAACAGGTCTGGCGCACTCAGCAGTGAGTCCAGCTGGTACCGGAAGCTGCTCAATTGTTGCTGGTGAAAGTCAAGCTTTGTTTTTCTGGCGCCCGCTTTACTCAGTAACTCAGTTAAAATTTTGGACGTGGCAGTAAGGTTCCTAAAGGTCTGGGCGGTTCCCTTATTCGTCAGCACACCATCTCCTGCCATGGTAAAGTCTCTTTCAATCCTGGCCAGCTGCTCTTTTGTACCCAGTGTATCAATCCCCGTACTTAGGTAGACCTTGGCTATATGCATGGCCTTTTTGATCTCATCGATAATCCTGTTTTGTGCTATAGCCGCCTTGTCGGCAGCAAAATCATCTGCACTACTTTTTGCCGATACTTTGGCGAAGGCCTGCATCCTGCGCACAAAACTGCCTCCTGTATCCTTAACAGCAACTGTTTTACCAGTTGAATCTTTTTGCTGTGCAGACAATGAAATACAGGCAAACAGGCAAACCAATAAAGAGGCAATAGATTTCATAGTGATAAATGTTTTGATGAAGTTAAGCATCTTTCAGTAAAATTATTTCCGGAATATTCCTGATGTCTTAAAAAGATCAATTATCTTTAATTCAATGAAAGAGCTGAGCTCAGGCAGAAGGCTAAAAGCCATCTTTGGAGGTTCGATAGGTAACCTGGTAGAATGGTACGACTGGTATGCCTATTCGGCATTTGCCATTTATTTTTCAGCTTCGTTTTTTCCGGAGGGAAATCCAACCGTACAGTTATTGAATACGGCCGGCATATTTGCATTGGGTTTTTTAATGCGCCCCCTGGGTGGTTATATCTTTGGCCGCATTGCCGACCGTATTGGCCGTAAGCAATCCATGACCCTTTCTGTACTGCTGATGTCGCTGGGCTCTTTACTAATTGCCCTAACCCCTACCTACCAGACTATTGGTGTAATGGCACCAGTACTGTTACTGACTGCCAGGCTGCTACAAGGTTTAAGTGTTGGCGGCGAATATGGAGTATCGGCTACCTATCTGAGTGAAATGGCGACTAAAAACCATAGGGGCTTTTATTCCAGCTTTCAATATGTAACTTTAATAGGTGGCCAGCTCCTTGCCCTGGCCATCCAGCTGGTATTGCAAAAATTGCTGCTTTCAGATACACAATTGCACGAATGGGGCTGGCGCATCCCTTTTGTTTTTGGGGCCATACTTTCTATCGTAGCCCTTTATCTCAGGAAAAACCTGGACGAGACCAAAGCTTTTGAAAACCAAAAAGAAAATCAATCGGGTAAAAAGGGAACCATAAAAGAACTGCTAAAACACCCTAAAGCAGTAGTTACAGTAATTGGACTTACTTTAGGAGGTACACTGGCCTTCTATACCTATACCACGTATATGCAAAAATTCCTGGTCAATACAGTGCAGATGAGCAAAGAACAATCAACCCTCATGTCCTTTTTTACCTTATTCATTTTCGCCTGTTTACAGCCCCTTTTTGGTGCTTTATCTGACAGAATTGGCCGTCGCCCACTCCTCATCGGTTTTGGTATACTGGGTACCATCTGTACCGTTCCCTTACTCAGTACGTTAAGCCATACCACATCACAGTGGCAGGCCTTTTTTCTTTTAATGGCTGCCTTGATTATTGTAAGCGGTTATACCAGTATCAATGCCGTAGTAAAAGCAGAGCTGTTCCCCGCAGAAGTAAGGGCACTTGGCGTTGGGCTTCCCTATGCTTTAACTGTGGCTGTATTTGGTGGCTCGGCCGAGTACATTGCACTCTGGTTAAAAGAACGGCAATATGAATCGTATTACTACTGGTACATTACCTGTTGTATTTTTATTTCCTTAATGGTTTATGTTTTTATGAAAGATACCAAGGAACATTCTAAACTGAACCAGGAAGACAATTAATGCTTGCAAAATGTAACAGATAATTTACTATTTTAGCCTGCCAATATCACAACCATGCATACATCCAAAAAAGCCGCCATCAGCTTTATATTCATTACATTACTGATTGACGTAATGGGATGGGGATTGATTATCCCTGTAATGGCAGATCTTATTGCCCAGCTAAAAGGCATTTCAATTAATCAGGCCAGTACTTATGGTGCCCTGTTGCTTTCTGTTTTCGCCGTTACACAATTCCTTTTCTCGCCTGTAATGGGCAACCTGAGCGATAGGTATGGCCGCCGTCCGATTTTGTTATTTTCTTTACTAGGCTTCGGGATCGATTACATTATCCTGGCCCTGGCCCCCACTTATGGATGGCTATTTTTAGGTCGCATTATAGCCGGGATTACCGGTGCCAGCTTTACCACGGCTACAGCTTACATTGCCGATGTCAGTACAGATGAAACTTCTAAGGCCAAGAATTTCGGTCTGATAGGTGCTGCCTTTGGTCTGGGTTTTGTACTTGGCCCGGCCCTTGGTGCTTTTTTAGCTACCTGGGGTATCAGGGCTCCTTTTTATGCAGCCGCGGCACTTTGTTTGCTCAACTGTATCTATGGTTATTTTTTCCTGCCCGAATCCTTAAGTAAAGAACACCGCAGGGAATTTGACTGGAAACGCGCCAACCCTTTTGGTTCTTTAAAATTTTTAACCAATAATCCAAAAATCGGTAGCCTGGCCCTGGGCTTTTTCCTGATCTACCTGGGCAGCCAGGCCGTACAGAGCAACTGGAATTTTTTCACCATTTACCGCTTCAACTGGAGCGAAAAAATGGTAGGCATTTCACTTGCAGTTGTAGGTGTGATGGTTGGTGCCGTTCAGGGGGGGCTTACCAGGATTGTTGTTCCTAAGATCGGGAATGAAAAGAGCATTTACCTGGGTCTATCGCTTTACACCTTAGGACTGGTCCTTTTCGCTTTTGCTACCCAGGGCTGGATGATGTTTGCCTTCCTGGTACCTTATTGTTTAGGTGGCATATGTGGCCCCTCACTGCAATCTGCCATTTCAGGACATGCGCCCGCTAACCAGCAGGGAGAGCTACAGGGTGCATTAACCAGTTTGATGAGCCTTACAGCCATCATTGGCCCGCTGATCATGAACAATTCATTTGCTTATTTTACAAGCAGTAAAGCACCGTTTTACTTTCCAGGTATCCATTTCTTAATTGGGGGTGTTTGCATGCTGATCAGTAT comes from the Pedobacter heparinus DSM 2366 genome and includes:
- a CDS encoding MFS transporter, which produces MKELSSGRRLKAIFGGSIGNLVEWYDWYAYSAFAIYFSASFFPEGNPTVQLLNTAGIFALGFLMRPLGGYIFGRIADRIGRKQSMTLSVLLMSLGSLLIALTPTYQTIGVMAPVLLLTARLLQGLSVGGEYGVSATYLSEMATKNHRGFYSSFQYVTLIGGQLLALAIQLVLQKLLLSDTQLHEWGWRIPFVFGAILSIVALYLRKNLDETKAFENQKENQSGKKGTIKELLKHPKAVVTVIGLTLGGTLAFYTYTTYMQKFLVNTVQMSKEQSTLMSFFTLFIFACLQPLFGALSDRIGRRPLLIGFGILGTICTVPLLSTLSHTTSQWQAFFLLMAALIIVSGYTSINAVVKAELFPAEVRALGVGLPYALTVAVFGGSAEYIALWLKERQYESYYYWYITCCIFISLMVYVFMKDTKEHSKLNQEDN
- a CDS encoding TCR/Tet family MFS transporter — its product is MHTSKKAAISFIFITLLIDVMGWGLIIPVMADLIAQLKGISINQASTYGALLLSVFAVTQFLFSPVMGNLSDRYGRRPILLFSLLGFGIDYIILALAPTYGWLFLGRIIAGITGASFTTATAYIADVSTDETSKAKNFGLIGAAFGLGFVLGPALGAFLATWGIRAPFYAAAALCLLNCIYGYFFLPESLSKEHRREFDWKRANPFGSLKFLTNNPKIGSLALGFFLIYLGSQAVQSNWNFFTIYRFNWSEKMVGISLAVVGVMVGAVQGGLTRIVVPKIGNEKSIYLGLSLYTLGLVLFAFATQGWMMFAFLVPYCLGGICGPSLQSAISGHAPANQQGELQGALTSLMSLTAIIGPLIMNNSFAYFTSSKAPFYFPGIHFLIGGVCMLISIFITYKVLSRERNPQV